One window of the Bos mutus isolate GX-2022 chromosome X, NWIPB_WYAK_1.1, whole genome shotgun sequence genome contains the following:
- the LOC138986464 gene encoding obg-like ATPase 1, which produces MPPKKGGDGIKPPPIIGRFGTSLKIGIVGLPNVGKSTFFNVLTNSQASAENFPFCTIDPNESRVPVPDERFDFLCQYHKPASKIPAFLNVVDIAGLVKGAHNGQGLGNAFLSHISACDGIFHLTRAFEDDDITHVEGSVDPVRDIEIIHEELQLKDEEMVGPIIDKLEKVAVRGGDKKLKPEYDIMCKVKSWVIDQKKPVRFYHDWNDKEIEVLNKHLFLTSKPMVYLVNLSEKDYIRKKNKWLIKIKEWVDKYDPGALVIPFSGALELRLQELSAEERQKYLEANMTQSALPKIIKAGFAALQLEYFFTAGPDEVRAWTIRKGTKAPQAAGKIHTDFEKGFIMAEVMKYEDFKEEGSENAVKAAGKYRQQGRNYIVEDGDIIFFKFNTPQQPKKK; this is translated from the coding sequence ATGCCCCCCAAaaagggaggtgatggaattaaaCCACCCCCAATCATTGGAAGATTTGGAACCTCCTTGAAAATTGGTATTGTTGGATTACCAAATGTTGGGAAATCTACCTTCTTCAATGTACTAACCAATAGTCAAGCTTCAGCAGAAAACTTCCCATTCTGCACTATTGATCCGAATGAGAGCAGAGTACCTGTGCCTGATGAAAGATTTGACTTTCTTTGCCAGTACCACAAACCAGCAAGCAAAATTCCTGCTTTTCTAAATGTAGTGGATATTGCTGGCCTTGTGAAAGGAGCTCACAATGGGCAAGGCCTGGGGAATGCCTTTTTATCTCATATTAGTGCCTGTGATGGAATCTTTCATTTAACACGTGCTTTTGAAGATGATGATATCACACATGTTGAAGGAAGTGTAGATCCTGTTCGAGATATAGAAATAATACATGAAGAGCTTCAgcttaaagatgaggaaatggtTGGGCCCATTATAGATAAACTAGAGAAAGTGGCTGTGAGAGGTGGAGATAAAAAACTAAAACCTGAATATGACATAATGTGCAAAGTCAAATCCTGGGTTATAGATCAAAAGAAACCTGTTCGATTCTATCATGATTGGAATGACAAAGAGATTGAAGTATTGAATAAACACTTATTTCTGACTTCAAAACCAATGGTCTACTTGGTTAATCTTTCCGAAAAAGACtacattagaaagaaaaacaaatggttgataaaaattaaagagtgGGTAGACAAGTATGACCCAGGTGCCTTGGTCATTCCTTTTAGTGGGGCCTTGGAACTCAGGTTGCAAGAATTGAGTGCTGAGGAGAGACAGAAGTATCTGGAAGCGAACATGACACAAAGCGCTTTGCCAAAGATCATTAAGGCTGGGTTTGCAGCACTCCAACTAGAATACTTTTTCACTGCAGGCCCAGATGAAGTGCGTGCATGGACCATCAGGAAAGGGACGAAGGCTCCTCAAGCTGCAGGAAAGATTCACACAGATTTTGAAAAAGGATTCATTATGGCTGAAGTAATGAAATACGAAGATTTTAAAGAGGAAGGTTCTGAAAATGCAGTCAAGGCTGCTGGAAAGTACAGACAACAAGGCAGAAATTATATTGTTGAAGATGGAGATATTATCTTCTTCAAATTTAATACACCTCAGCAAccgaagaagaaataa